From Actinopolymorpha cephalotaxi, one genomic window encodes:
- a CDS encoding ABC transporter permease gives MSAAEPIVGRASARPHRRVSPRFFWSELTLLFGRRRNWAGMAVLAAVPLIIAVSVKLSSPSSRGGGADGPNFFAGITSNGLFVALAALTVELPLFLPLAVSAIAGDAVAGEANQGTLRGLLAVPVERTRLLAVKYAGIVVFAFACTLLVAAVGAVAGLILFGGGPMVLLSGVQVGFAEGLGRLLLVCVYLAVCLSTLGAIGLFVSTLTEQPIGATIATVILSLSSQILDVIPQLDWLHPYLPTHYWTGFGDLLRSPLATESVAPGLWLSLAYTAVFLAAAWARFAGRDVTS, from the coding sequence ATGTCAGCGGCTGAGCCGATCGTCGGCCGGGCCAGCGCGCGGCCGCACCGCCGGGTGAGCCCGCGGTTCTTCTGGTCCGAGCTGACGCTGCTGTTCGGCCGCCGGCGCAACTGGGCGGGGATGGCAGTGCTGGCCGCCGTACCCCTCATCATCGCCGTCTCGGTGAAGCTGTCCTCGCCGTCGTCGCGCGGCGGTGGTGCGGACGGCCCGAACTTCTTCGCCGGCATCACCTCGAACGGACTGTTCGTGGCACTCGCCGCGCTCACCGTCGAACTCCCGTTGTTCCTTCCGCTCGCGGTGTCGGCGATCGCCGGCGACGCCGTGGCCGGGGAGGCCAACCAGGGCACGTTGCGCGGCCTGCTCGCCGTACCGGTCGAACGCACCCGGCTGCTGGCGGTGAAGTACGCCGGGATCGTGGTGTTCGCGTTCGCCTGCACGCTGCTGGTCGCCGCGGTGGGCGCGGTCGCCGGGCTGATTCTCTTCGGTGGTGGGCCGATGGTGTTGCTGTCCGGCGTCCAGGTGGGCTTCGCCGAGGGGCTGGGCCGGCTGCTGCTGGTCTGTGTCTACCTCGCGGTCTGCCTGTCCACGCTGGGTGCGATCGGGTTGTTCGTGTCCACGCTGACCGAACAACCCATCGGGGCCACCATCGCGACCGTGATCCTCAGCCTGAGCAGTCAGATCCTGGACGTGATCCCCCAGCTGGACTGGCTGCATCCGTACCTCCCCACCCACTACTGGACCGGCTTCGGCGACCTGCTGCGCTCACCTCTGGCCACCGAGTCGGTGGCGCCGGGGCTGTGGCTTTCCCTTGCCTACACAGCGGTTTTCCTCGCCGCCGCATGGGCGAGGTTCGCCGGCCGGGACGTGACCAGCTGA
- a CDS encoding methylated-DNA--[protein]-cysteine S-methyltransferase gives MRTSISARPTSASATATAATARPATPAADRRTHTVVDSPVGPLTLVATDGVLAGLYMTDQRHRPGPETFGVPDPDGFEEVTAQLEAYFAGRLREFDLPLAPVGTEFQQQVWAGLRSIPYGETRGYGELARELGRPAASRAVGLANGRNPIGIIVPCHRVVGSTGSLTGYGGGLERKQFLLDLERRVRAA, from the coding sequence ATGCGTACTTCCATCAGCGCCCGGCCCACGTCGGCGAGCGCGACGGCCACCGCGGCCACGGCCCGGCCCGCGACACCGGCCGCCGACCGGCGCACCCACACCGTCGTCGACAGTCCGGTCGGGCCGCTCACGCTGGTCGCCACCGACGGTGTGCTCGCCGGCCTCTACATGACCGACCAGCGGCACCGGCCCGGCCCGGAGACTTTCGGTGTCCCGGACCCGGACGGGTTCGAGGAGGTCACCGCGCAGTTGGAGGCGTACTTCGCCGGCCGGCTCCGCGAGTTCGACCTACCGCTCGCGCCGGTGGGCACGGAGTTCCAGCAGCAGGTGTGGGCCGGGCTGCGGTCCATCCCGTACGGCGAGACCCGGGGCTACGGCGAGCTCGCCCGTGAGCTCGGACGGCCGGCCGCGTCCAGGGCGGTCGGCCTCGCCAACGGCCGCAACCCGATCGGCATCATCGTGCCCTGCCACCGGGTGGTGGGATCGACCGGAAGTCTCACCGGGTACGGCGGCGGGCTCGAGCGCAAGCAGTTCCTGCTGGACCTCGAACGCCGGGTCCGCGCGGCCTGA
- a CDS encoding HNH endonuclease signature motif containing protein, which produces MSDGGECFGDDLGDGPGRRRVLPDGFADVPGGPRLAVLLASVDRGVCNGFEVEERARAWRRLIGWAEAECLAEVNELAYAEPGMPDEPAQRSPEMDPMTQAVLEPLLRWSGYHASWYLALALTLPRLPRVRAALASGGLELPDVRAIVDRITDAKPDLWGAVEDAIFPKVLELRGGLLRAKVEAEVVKADPEAAGKRHRAARTGRNVAIWPAVDGVADLAIRGLSADQAAEAYGYIDAIARAVKSAGDPRKLSQLRADVAFSLLSGAADIIDCSAPTHADQPHDQAERDEGVQGQAPQSQAAQDEAQDDSGQDDSGQQPADGDTPQERADPGTDDETQPEGESEEQAQGETEQGGQGHCAVHRFPDHDLHDSWCECGNCSPAPVASCTVCGAAAMNRVRVHDITAHQAAARNAEPPGQPDPPDPPGQPDPPDSPTGNSTSPPLPPPWTSSQPSWGPIKTRAKVQLNMPLTTLMGLSTRPGELGGFGPVITEVARRIVANHLDNPEARFSVGVTHPVTGRLLHLHPIPARFLRGLQAELVHARDQRCVWTTCRRPAATCHLDHNTEYADGGETSVDNIAPLCARHHKAKTERDWKLKQTGPGEHTLTDPFGRKYHSGAPSLTDPVEPAEPVPATAGVRSAEDDLPPF; this is translated from the coding sequence GTGAGCGACGGCGGTGAGTGCTTCGGCGACGACCTGGGCGATGGCCCGGGTCGTCGCCGGGTGCTGCCGGATGGGTTCGCTGATGTGCCGGGTGGGCCGCGGCTTGCGGTGCTGCTGGCTTCGGTGGATCGCGGGGTGTGTAACGGGTTCGAGGTGGAGGAGCGGGCCAGGGCGTGGCGGCGGCTGATCGGCTGGGCGGAGGCCGAGTGTCTGGCCGAGGTGAACGAGCTGGCCTACGCCGAACCCGGTATGCCCGACGAGCCGGCGCAGCGCAGTCCCGAGATGGACCCGATGACCCAGGCCGTGCTGGAACCTTTGCTGCGGTGGTCGGGCTACCACGCCAGCTGGTATCTGGCGCTGGCCCTCACCCTGCCCCGCCTGCCCCGTGTGCGTGCGGCGCTGGCGTCCGGTGGGCTGGAGCTGCCCGACGTGCGGGCGATCGTCGATCGGATCACCGACGCGAAACCCGACCTGTGGGGTGCGGTCGAGGACGCGATCTTCCCGAAGGTGCTGGAACTTCGGGGCGGGTTGTTGCGGGCGAAGGTGGAGGCGGAGGTCGTGAAGGCCGACCCCGAGGCTGCCGGCAAGCGGCACCGGGCCGCGCGGACGGGGCGGAACGTGGCGATCTGGCCGGCTGTCGACGGTGTCGCCGACCTGGCGATTCGGGGTCTGTCCGCTGATCAGGCCGCGGAGGCGTACGGGTACATCGACGCGATTGCCCGTGCCGTGAAGTCTGCCGGCGACCCCCGCAAGCTGAGCCAGCTACGCGCGGACGTCGCCTTCTCCCTGCTCAGCGGCGCCGCCGACATCATCGACTGCTCCGCCCCCACGCACGCCGACCAGCCGCACGACCAGGCCGAGCGGGACGAAGGCGTCCAGGGCCAGGCCCCGCAGAGCCAGGCCGCGCAAGACGAGGCGCAGGACGACTCCGGGCAGGACGACTCCGGGCAGCAGCCCGCGGACGGTGACACTCCGCAGGAGCGGGCCGACCCTGGAACCGACGACGAAACGCAGCCCGAAGGTGAGTCGGAGGAGCAGGCTCAGGGAGAGACCGAGCAGGGTGGGCAGGGGCACTGTGCTGTGCACCGGTTCCCCGACCATGACCTGCACGACAGCTGGTGTGAGTGTGGGAACTGTTCTCCGGCACCGGTGGCCAGCTGCACAGTGTGTGGTGCGGCCGCGATGAACCGGGTCCGAGTCCACGACATCACCGCCCACCAGGCCGCAGCCCGCAACGCCGAACCGCCGGGACAGCCCGACCCACCCGATCCGCCGGGTCAGCCTGATCCACCTGATTCGCCGACGGGCAATTCCACATCGCCGCCACTGCCACCGCCGTGGACCTCTTCGCAGCCGAGCTGGGGTCCGATCAAGACGCGCGCCAAGGTGCAGCTGAACATGCCGCTGACTACCCTGATGGGGCTGTCCACCCGGCCCGGTGAGCTCGGCGGGTTCGGACCGGTCATCACCGAGGTGGCTCGCCGGATCGTGGCGAACCATCTCGACAACCCCGAGGCCAGATTCAGCGTCGGGGTCACTCACCCGGTCACCGGGCGGTTACTGCACCTGCATCCGATACCTGCGAGGTTCCTGCGCGGACTGCAGGCCGAGCTCGTCCATGCCCGCGACCAGCGGTGTGTGTGGACCACCTGCCGCCGCCCGGCCGCGACGTGTCACCTGGACCACAACACCGAGTACGCCGACGGCGGAGAAACCTCCGTGGACAACATCGCGCCCCTGTGCGCGCGTCACCACAAAGCCAAGACCGAACGGGACTGGAAGCTGAAGCAGACCGGGCCAGGAGAGCACACCCTCACCGACCCGTTCGGCCGCAAGTACCACAGCGGAGCGCCCTCCCTCACCGACCCGGTTGAACCAGCCGAGCCCGTGCCGGCCACCGCCGGAGTGCGGTCGGCCGAGGACGACCTCCCGCCGTTCTGA
- a CDS encoding TrmB family transcriptional regulator, with protein MIDELVRVGFSSQEARVYVAALRQPSATGYELAKLAGLQRANVYQVLASLTDRGVVEQVGDGPARFLAQPPAQVLGRIKHETARRCDALVADLAALSGPAQPTAFWSLKGRESVIERAGALVADARDRVAVCLWADDLDWLGEPLRAAARSGCHVVVNVFGDVPVDFGEVYRHEPPAKTVGGHLLTLAVDSTTALIASLDDPAAAVHTEHPALLRVVEKLIRDEAYLAAIYDQLRPQLEETFGPHLVDLRSKLLPAEQASALLSVVGFGADAPVVEELLPSE; from the coding sequence GTGATCGACGAACTGGTGCGGGTGGGGTTCTCCTCCCAGGAGGCCCGGGTCTACGTCGCGGCGCTGAGGCAGCCGTCGGCGACCGGCTACGAGCTCGCCAAACTCGCAGGGCTGCAGCGCGCGAACGTCTACCAGGTGCTGGCCTCGCTGACCGACCGCGGCGTCGTGGAGCAGGTCGGCGACGGGCCCGCGCGATTCCTCGCCCAGCCGCCGGCCCAGGTGCTCGGGCGGATCAAGCACGAGACCGCCCGGCGGTGCGACGCGCTCGTCGCCGACCTCGCCGCGCTGTCCGGGCCGGCGCAGCCCACCGCGTTCTGGAGCCTGAAGGGCCGGGAGTCGGTGATCGAGCGCGCCGGCGCCCTGGTCGCGGACGCCCGGGACCGGGTCGCGGTGTGCCTGTGGGCCGACGACCTGGACTGGCTGGGTGAGCCGCTGCGCGCCGCCGCCCGGTCGGGCTGCCATGTCGTGGTCAACGTCTTCGGTGACGTACCGGTCGACTTCGGCGAGGTCTACCGCCACGAGCCGCCCGCGAAGACCGTCGGCGGCCACCTGCTCACCCTCGCCGTGGACTCCACCACGGCCCTCATCGCCTCCCTGGACGACCCCGCCGCGGCCGTGCACACAGAACATCCGGCGCTGCTGAGGGTGGTGGAGAAACTCATCCGGGACGAGGCCTACCTCGCCGCCATCTACGACCAGCTCCGGCCGCAACTGGAGGAGACGTTCGGTCCGCACCTGGTCGACCTGCGCTCGAAGCTGCTCCCGGCCGAGCAGGCCAGTGCGCTGCTGTCGGTGGTCGGTTTCGGCGCGGACGCGCCGGTCGTGGAGGAGCTGCTCCCCTCGGAGTAG
- a CDS encoding adenylosuccinate synthetase → MGAVVIVDALWGDSGKGKVCAHLAVSDKAPLAVRAGVGTNAGASVTLDDGTLVRARQLPTGWINPGTTVAVGSGVLVDPAVLAGEVARFGLAGRVLVDGRCALIEPEHVEAERADAHLATTVGSTCTGNGAARADFVLRRARQARDEPALAPYLSDVARHVNDVARDGLVLVEGSQGTLLSLGFSDEYPYTTSGNCTAAAAMDDVGLNWRLVQDVLMVVKALPTRVGEGPLPYELPEEEVLRRGIAEYGVVTGRPRRKAGRLDRDLLGYAAMLNGPTQIALTFCDHVDPTMRGTRDAAAITAPVRALIEQVEHDTGAPVVLLDTGPGLSDMIDLR, encoded by the coding sequence ATGGGTGCGGTCGTCATCGTGGACGCGTTGTGGGGAGACTCCGGCAAGGGCAAGGTGTGCGCGCACCTCGCCGTCAGTGACAAGGCGCCGTTGGCAGTACGCGCGGGGGTCGGCACCAACGCCGGCGCGAGCGTGACGCTGGACGACGGCACGCTCGTTCGCGCGCGGCAGTTGCCGACCGGGTGGATCAACCCGGGTACGACCGTCGCGGTGGGGTCCGGCGTCCTCGTCGACCCGGCCGTGCTGGCCGGCGAGGTGGCGAGGTTCGGCCTCGCCGGCCGGGTGCTCGTGGACGGTCGCTGCGCCCTGATCGAGCCCGAGCACGTCGAGGCCGAACGCGCCGACGCGCACCTGGCCACGACGGTCGGTTCGACCTGCACCGGAAACGGCGCCGCCCGGGCGGACTTCGTGCTCCGCCGGGCGCGGCAGGCCCGCGACGAGCCGGCCCTCGCGCCGTACCTCAGCGACGTCGCCCGGCACGTGAACGACGTGGCCCGCGACGGTCTGGTCCTGGTGGAGGGGTCGCAGGGAACCCTGCTGTCGTTGGGATTCAGCGACGAGTACCCCTACACCACCTCCGGCAACTGCACCGCCGCCGCGGCGATGGACGACGTGGGCCTGAACTGGCGGCTGGTGCAGGACGTGCTGATGGTGGTCAAGGCACTGCCGACGCGGGTCGGCGAGGGGCCGCTGCCGTACGAACTACCCGAGGAGGAGGTGCTCCGGCGCGGCATCGCGGAGTACGGCGTGGTCACCGGACGGCCGCGGCGCAAGGCCGGCCGGCTGGACCGGGACCTCCTCGGCTACGCCGCGATGCTCAACGGGCCCACGCAGATCGCGTTGACGTTCTGCGACCATGTGGACCCGACGATGCGCGGCACCCGTGACGCCGCCGCGATCACCGCACCGGTCCGGGCGCTGATCGAGCAGGTCGAACACGACACCGGAGCGCCGGTGGTGTTGCTGGACACCGGTCCGGGCCTCAGCGACATGATCGACCTCCGCTGA
- a CDS encoding ABC transporter ATP-binding protein: protein MTEATSAVVSAGRSGGHHDEDTPAIRTYGLRKRFRSGQVAVDDLDLTVPTGAVYGFLGPNGSGKTTTIRMLLGLVRPTAGRHELLGRAIPRESAQALPRIGALVEGPAFHPYLSGRANLHRLDAADRTADPATARARVDAALDRVGLLAAARKRYRAYSLGMRQRLGLAAVLLQPRDLLILDEPTNGLDPQGTREVRNLVTDLARDGATVMLSTHLLSEVEQICSHVGVMHVGKLLTQAPLAQVRSSAQARVEVETERPDLAEGTLRRFGLTGLSVAGTKVSALIGDVPPEKIVPVLVEDGVPVRAFGVQTPGLEDVFVSLTGEGFDVSG from the coding sequence GTGACCGAGGCAACGTCCGCCGTGGTGTCCGCCGGCCGGTCCGGCGGGCACCACGACGAGGACACGCCGGCGATCCGTACGTACGGACTGCGCAAGAGGTTCCGGTCCGGTCAGGTCGCGGTCGACGACCTCGACCTGACCGTGCCGACCGGCGCCGTCTACGGCTTTCTCGGGCCGAACGGCTCGGGCAAGACGACCACGATCCGGATGCTGCTCGGCCTGGTCCGCCCGACCGCCGGCCGGCACGAGCTCCTCGGCCGGGCGATTCCCCGGGAGTCGGCGCAGGCACTCCCCCGGATTGGCGCCCTGGTGGAAGGTCCGGCGTTCCACCCCTACCTGTCCGGACGCGCCAACCTGCACCGGCTGGACGCCGCCGACCGTACGGCGGACCCGGCGACCGCGCGCGCTCGCGTGGACGCCGCGCTGGACCGGGTGGGACTGCTCGCCGCCGCCCGCAAGCGCTACCGCGCCTACTCCCTCGGTATGCGGCAACGGCTGGGGCTGGCCGCCGTCCTCCTCCAGCCTCGCGACCTGCTGATCCTCGACGAACCCACCAACGGGCTGGACCCGCAAGGAACCCGCGAGGTGCGCAACCTCGTCACCGACCTGGCTCGCGACGGCGCGACCGTCATGTTGTCCACGCACCTGCTGTCGGAGGTCGAGCAGATCTGTTCCCACGTGGGCGTCATGCACGTCGGGAAGCTGCTGACCCAGGCGCCGCTGGCACAGGTGCGGTCGAGCGCGCAGGCCCGGGTCGAGGTGGAGACCGAACGACCCGATCTCGCCGAAGGGACGCTGCGCAGGTTCGGGTTGACAGGGCTGTCCGTGGCCGGGACGAAGGTGAGCGCGCTGATCGGCGACGTGCCGCCGGAGAAGATCGTGCCGGTGCTGGTCGAGGACGGCGTGCCCGTACGTGCGTTCGGTGTGCAGACCCCCGGACTGGAGGACGTGTTCGTGTCACTGACCGGGGAGGGCTTCGATGTCAGCGGCTGA
- a CDS encoding LolA family protein: protein MFPSRPALRWLAPVAVLALVLAAGTTGTMLRADAAGALPPRTAAQLLVDLQKADPAPFSGTVSQQSDLGLPELPALNGGGGSSDLSSLVSGSHTLRVWFDGPQRVRLALLGTLGESDVVRNGSDLWMWSSQERSATHRTLPAKSEHAAPDASKLPADLPKTPQEAADQALKALDPTTKVTTDGTAKVAGRSAYLLILTPRDSSSLVGQVRLAIDGARHVPLQVQVFAKGASEPAFQVGFTSISFTRPSADQFRFTPPPGTKVTEGEKGSGEGPASHKRAPAKQAQEPRVVGKGWTSVVVATMPSERAAAPGKGGRGDQLGELGQVLNSLPRVSGSWGSGRLLKGSLFSVLVTDDGRVLAGAVSPDRLYSVAGSAR, encoded by the coding sequence TTGTTCCCGTCCCGCCCCGCCCTGCGCTGGCTGGCCCCGGTGGCCGTCCTGGCGCTGGTGCTCGCCGCCGGCACGACCGGCACCATGCTGCGGGCCGACGCGGCCGGCGCGCTGCCGCCCCGGACCGCCGCCCAGCTGCTGGTCGACCTGCAGAAGGCCGACCCCGCACCGTTCTCCGGCACCGTCTCCCAGCAGTCCGACCTCGGACTTCCCGAGCTTCCCGCCCTGAACGGCGGAGGCGGCAGCTCCGACCTCAGCTCGCTCGTCAGCGGCAGCCACACCCTGCGGGTGTGGTTCGACGGTCCGCAGCGGGTACGCCTGGCGCTGCTCGGCACGCTCGGCGAGTCCGATGTCGTACGCAACGGCTCCGACCTGTGGATGTGGTCCAGCCAGGAGCGCTCGGCCACCCACCGCACCCTGCCGGCGAAGTCGGAGCATGCCGCTCCGGACGCCTCGAAGCTGCCCGCGGACCTGCCGAAGACGCCGCAGGAAGCCGCCGACCAGGCGCTGAAGGCGCTCGACCCGACCACGAAGGTCACCACCGACGGCACCGCGAAGGTGGCCGGCCGGTCGGCGTACCTGCTGATTCTCACCCCGCGCGACTCCTCCTCCCTCGTCGGCCAGGTGCGGCTGGCGATCGACGGCGCCCGGCACGTTCCCCTGCAGGTGCAGGTGTTCGCCAAGGGCGCGAGCGAGCCGGCGTTCCAGGTCGGGTTCACCTCGATCAGCTTCACCCGGCCCAGTGCCGACCAGTTCCGGTTCACCCCGCCGCCCGGCACGAAGGTGACCGAGGGCGAGAAGGGGTCCGGCGAGGGGCCCGCCTCCCACAAGCGCGCCCCGGCCAAGCAGGCGCAGGAACCGCGGGTGGTCGGCAAGGGCTGGACCAGTGTGGTCGTGGCCACGATGCCCTCCGAGCGGGCGGCCGCGCCCGGCAAGGGTGGGCGGGGTGACCAGCTCGGCGAGCTCGGCCAGGTGCTGAACTCGCTGCCCAGGGTGAGCGGCTCCTGGGGAAGCGGGCGCCTTTTGAAGGGCTCGCTGTTCTCCGTGCTGGTCACCGACGACGGCCGGGTGCTGGCCGGCGCGGTGTCGCCGGACAGGTTGTACTCCGTCGCCGGGTCCGCCAGGTGA